A region of Granulicella aggregans DNA encodes the following proteins:
- a CDS encoding MFS transporter: MATTAVEQHQATRHSAAARLDRLPIGSFQKRIMWLVAYVYFFELGDLNNFGFVAPELRVQWKLSIATIGLVTSSGFIGMFVGAISGGWISDKIGRKKALLLTTVWFSIFSLLNAGAWNLTGLLATRFLTGIGLSSMTVVAITYITEMFPSKKRGAYQAWVMVIGLFGIPLSALVAGELIPRASYGWRFVFAFGGLALLMPLFSGLLEESPRWYEAQGHNDKADAVLDRIEARSKKDSRAELPSLGSDPAAAAKPEKFSDLFSKTYRARSLMFIGLFVFQTLGLFGFMAWVPTLLATRGFPVSKSLLFTCLMYFGAPVGALIAVAVSDRWERKYLIAIFAVVIGTFGVGYGLSTGIVPIVVLGFCVAMFIQTFAPILYAYLPECYPTAIRNSGSGIAYGAGRLANGFGPMLIALLFTHYGYKSVFVYIAAMWVLVAIIVTIFGPKTKDLSLA; encoded by the coding sequence TTGGCAACGACCGCGGTAGAGCAACATCAGGCGACCAGACATTCGGCTGCTGCTCGCCTCGACCGCCTTCCGATCGGGTCGTTCCAGAAGCGCATCATGTGGCTCGTCGCGTATGTCTACTTCTTCGAATTAGGCGACCTCAACAACTTCGGCTTTGTCGCTCCTGAACTTCGCGTGCAATGGAAGCTTTCCATCGCAACCATCGGCCTCGTCACCTCCTCGGGATTCATTGGGATGTTCGTCGGCGCAATCAGCGGCGGCTGGATCTCCGACAAGATTGGGCGAAAGAAGGCGCTGCTTCTCACTACTGTCTGGTTCTCTATCTTTTCGCTGCTCAACGCCGGCGCCTGGAACCTCACCGGCCTGCTGGCAACCCGCTTCCTGACCGGCATTGGATTGTCGTCGATGACAGTCGTCGCGATCACCTACATTACCGAGATGTTTCCGTCGAAGAAACGTGGAGCCTACCAAGCGTGGGTCATGGTCATCGGACTTTTCGGCATTCCTTTGTCCGCGCTCGTTGCAGGGGAGTTGATCCCTCGCGCAAGTTACGGATGGAGATTCGTCTTCGCCTTTGGCGGCCTCGCCCTACTCATGCCTCTGTTCTCCGGACTCCTTGAAGAGTCGCCTCGTTGGTACGAGGCCCAGGGGCACAACGATAAAGCCGACGCAGTCCTCGACCGAATCGAAGCGCGCTCTAAGAAGGACTCTAGGGCGGAGCTCCCATCGCTCGGATCCGACCCTGCAGCTGCGGCAAAACCTGAGAAGTTCAGCGATCTCTTCTCTAAGACCTATCGCGCGCGTAGCCTCATGTTCATCGGTCTCTTCGTCTTCCAGACTCTGGGCTTGTTCGGCTTCATGGCCTGGGTTCCCACGCTGCTCGCAACACGGGGATTTCCTGTCTCCAAGTCGCTGCTGTTTACCTGCCTCATGTACTTCGGAGCTCCCGTCGGAGCTCTGATCGCCGTGGCCGTCTCCGATCGCTGGGAACGTAAGTATCTCATCGCGATCTTCGCGGTCGTCATCGGCACCTTCGGCGTGGGATATGGCCTGAGCACAGGGATAGTCCCCATCGTCGTCCTTGGCTTCTGCGTCGCCATGTTCATCCAGACGTTTGCCCCAATCCTCTATGCCTACTTGCCGGAGTGCTACCCCACTGCGATTCGCAACTCAGGCTCTGGCATCGCCTATGGTGCCGGGCGTCTCGCCAACGGATTCGGCCCCATGCTGATTGCCCTCCTCTTTACCCACTACGGATACAAGAGCGTCTTCGTCTACATCGCCGCAATGTGGGTGCTCGTCGCCATCATTGTCACCATCTTCGGACCCAAGACCAAGGATCTATCCCTCGCGTAG
- a CDS encoding F0F1 ATP synthase subunit A, which yields MNLTSDQLIFWQHGFLKLNQTIVTTWAMMLVMALGATLLTRRLVTEGKISRWQGALEIIITTLEAQIKDVGLAEPRRYLAFLGTLFLFVATCALCIIIPGYKPPTESLSTTAALALCVFIAVPLYGIREQGVGGYLKTYTQPTIIMLPFNIISELSRTLALAVRLFGNMMSGVMIVGILLTITPFLFPIVMTALGLLTGMVQAYIFTILAGVYIAAATLVPKPQSVPVPSPKAAS from the coding sequence ATGAATCTCACCTCCGATCAGTTGATCTTTTGGCAGCATGGATTTCTCAAACTAAACCAAACCATCGTGACGACATGGGCCATGATGTTGGTGATGGCGCTCGGTGCGACCCTCCTCACGCGCCGACTTGTTACGGAGGGAAAGATCTCTCGATGGCAGGGCGCGCTCGAGATCATCATCACGACGCTGGAAGCACAGATCAAAGATGTTGGTCTGGCCGAGCCGCGAAGGTACCTGGCCTTCCTTGGAACCCTGTTCCTCTTCGTAGCAACGTGCGCGCTCTGCATTATCATTCCCGGTTACAAACCACCGACGGAGTCTCTCTCAACCACTGCGGCGCTGGCGCTTTGTGTCTTCATCGCAGTGCCGCTCTATGGCATAAGGGAACAGGGAGTCGGCGGCTATTTGAAGACGTATACACAGCCGACCATCATCATGCTGCCGTTCAATATCATCAGCGAGCTATCGCGCACTCTGGCTTTAGCGGTGCGTCTATTCGGCAACATGATGAGCGGCGTCATGATCGTCGGCATCCTGCTAACGATCACGCCTTTCCTTTTTCCCATCGTCATGACCGCGTTGGGACTGCTCACGGGAATGGTTCAGGCCTATATTTTCACGATTCTCGCCGGCGTTTACATTGCGGCTGCCACGTTGGTTCCAAAGCCGCAAAGCGTCCCCGTACCTTCACCGAAAGCAGCATCCTGA
- a CDS encoding BON domain-containing protein: MKTAAALKHDVEQELSWEPSVNADKIGVSINNGVVELDGHVDSFYQKWAAEQAALRACNVTAIASEIKVDLPFENERADEQIAAAASDHLEWNLQVPESVKVKVADGWLTLSGTVEWQFQKAESERVVRSLRGVKAVINEIQLTPKVSAVGVKVKIEDAIKRDAQLSANSIKVETNGTKVTLRGRVHSWSELQDAEHAAYDAPGVSSVSNLIEIGS, encoded by the coding sequence ATGAAAACAGCAGCAGCGTTGAAGCATGATGTCGAACAGGAACTGAGCTGGGAACCAAGTGTGAATGCAGACAAGATCGGCGTGTCGATCAACAACGGAGTGGTAGAGCTGGATGGCCACGTCGATAGCTTCTATCAGAAGTGGGCTGCCGAGCAGGCGGCACTTCGCGCCTGCAACGTCACTGCAATCGCAAGCGAGATCAAGGTCGACCTCCCATTCGAAAACGAACGTGCGGACGAGCAAATCGCCGCCGCAGCGAGCGACCATCTTGAGTGGAACCTTCAAGTACCCGAGTCTGTGAAGGTGAAGGTTGCAGACGGTTGGCTCACACTGTCGGGAACAGTCGAGTGGCAGTTCCAGAAGGCTGAGTCTGAGCGTGTTGTCCGTTCGCTTCGGGGAGTCAAAGCTGTCATCAACGAGATCCAGCTTACTCCGAAGGTCAGCGCAGTCGGCGTAAAGGTGAAGATCGAGGATGCTATCAAGCGCGACGCTCAGTTGAGCGCAAACAGCATCAAGGTTGAGACAAACGGGACTAAAGTCACGCTACGCGGTCGTGTGCACTCATGGAGCGAGCTTCAGGACGCGGAGCATGCAGCCTACGACGCTCCTGGAGTCTCCAGCGTATCAAATCTCATAGAGATTGGCAGTTGA
- a CDS encoding L,D-transpeptidase family protein has product MAQLQLTLERWRWISQAFAEPPVVVNIPEFKLRAYDSNLKVVLAMEVIVGGAYHRQTPVFQNQISSIIFRLYWNIPQDIQHREVEPAMRRDSNYLAKHDYEKVSIPGKGFRIRQRPGDRNALGLIKFSLPNRYDIYLHGTPLPKLFEKTRRDFSHGCIRLEDPAALAVWALQRNGGWSKEKVEAAMHGEQTTTVSLVNPIPVLIVYATAFAGEDNIVYFLPDIYSEDKSLSALLQAASKKSHAETVDDAAALSVGINNQVEGRNSKGSL; this is encoded by the coding sequence GTGGCTCAGTTGCAGCTCACGTTGGAACGTTGGCGATGGATTTCGCAGGCGTTCGCTGAACCCCCAGTCGTTGTCAACATCCCCGAATTCAAACTTCGCGCTTATGACTCTAACCTGAAGGTTGTGCTCGCGATGGAGGTGATCGTTGGTGGAGCGTACCATCGCCAGACGCCAGTCTTTCAGAATCAGATCTCCTCCATCATCTTCCGGCTCTATTGGAACATTCCTCAGGACATCCAGCACCGCGAGGTGGAGCCAGCCATGCGTCGCGATTCGAATTATCTGGCCAAGCATGACTACGAGAAAGTGAGTATCCCCGGAAAGGGCTTCCGTATTCGGCAGCGGCCTGGCGACCGCAATGCGCTTGGCCTGATCAAGTTCTCCCTTCCGAATCGATACGACATCTACCTTCACGGCACGCCGCTGCCGAAACTCTTCGAAAAGACCCGTCGTGACTTCAGTCACGGATGCATTCGACTGGAAGATCCTGCTGCCTTGGCTGTTTGGGCTCTACAGCGGAATGGTGGTTGGTCCAAAGAGAAGGTCGAAGCTGCAATGCATGGGGAGCAAACAACCACGGTATCCCTCGTGAACCCCATTCCAGTCTTGATTGTGTATGCAACGGCATTCGCGGGCGAAGACAACATTGTGTACTTCCTCCCCGACATTTACAGCGAAGACAAGAGCCTATCGGCACTTCTGCAGGCGGCCAGCAAGAAGAGTCATGCAGAGACTGTGGACGATGCCGCCGCCCTCTCTGTAGGGATCAACAATCAAGTGGAAGGCAGGAACTCTAAAGGGTCTTTGTAG
- the tcuB gene encoding tricarballylate utilization 4Fe-4S protein TcuB, with the protein MLSAELLEEGQHLMAVCNSCRYCEGFCAVWQSMETRTVFEEKDLNYLSNLCHNCSECYYSCQYSPPHEFAINPPKTFAKLRVYTYELYAWPGPMAKAFHRNGLKVTLLTVLILVAVMTSASFLLGGQLFMTVHDGNFYKIVPHSVMSIAFAVVGSFSALALLIGFLRFWRNVGESYSTLASPGALATTAKDIFTLVNLDNGGDGCSYPQENSSESLKWFHHATFYGFLSCLIATTLGAFDYFALGQHGPPAFTSLPVIFGTVGGVGLIVGPIGLWIMMQRRNEEIVDKSQNGMDLSFIVLLVAISITGLLLLVLRQSAAMGSLVLIHLSFVMTLFLTMPYGRFVHGIYRSGALLKWSLERSRQAKSKASA; encoded by the coding sequence ATGCTGTCCGCTGAGCTTCTCGAAGAGGGCCAACACCTGATGGCGGTATGCAACTCCTGCCGCTATTGCGAAGGCTTCTGTGCCGTCTGGCAGTCCATGGAGACGCGCACCGTCTTCGAGGAAAAGGATCTCAACTATCTCTCCAACCTCTGCCATAACTGCAGTGAGTGCTACTACTCATGCCAGTATTCGCCACCGCACGAGTTCGCCATCAACCCTCCCAAGACCTTCGCGAAGCTGCGTGTCTACACCTACGAGCTTTATGCCTGGCCTGGACCGATGGCAAAGGCATTCCATAGGAATGGCCTCAAGGTAACGCTCCTCACCGTGCTGATCCTCGTTGCCGTGATGACCTCCGCCAGCTTCCTCCTTGGCGGCCAGCTATTCATGACCGTCCACGACGGCAACTTCTACAAGATCGTTCCTCACTCGGTCATGTCGATCGCCTTTGCCGTCGTGGGCTCTTTCTCCGCGCTAGCTCTGCTCATCGGCTTCCTCAGGTTCTGGCGCAACGTCGGCGAGTCCTACTCAACCCTCGCCAGTCCCGGTGCGCTCGCCACAACGGCGAAGGACATCTTCACTCTCGTTAACCTTGACAACGGCGGCGATGGCTGTAGCTACCCGCAGGAGAACAGCTCAGAGTCCTTGAAATGGTTTCATCACGCAACCTTCTATGGCTTCCTGTCCTGCTTGATCGCAACCACCCTCGGGGCCTTCGACTACTTCGCCCTCGGTCAGCATGGGCCACCAGCTTTCACCAGCCTGCCGGTGATCTTCGGCACAGTTGGGGGAGTCGGACTCATCGTTGGCCCAATTGGGCTTTGGATCATGATGCAACGCCGTAACGAAGAGATCGTCGACAAGAGTCAGAACGGCATGGACCTCTCCTTCATCGTTCTTCTCGTAGCCATCAGCATCACCGGCCTACTCTTGCTGGTCCTGCGTCAAAGTGCCGCTATGGGCAGCCTGGTGCTGATCCACCTATCTTTCGTCATGACACTCTTCCTCACCATGCCGTATGGTCGCTTTGTCCATGGGATCTATCGCTCTGGAGCCCTGCTGAAGTGGTCGCTCGAGCGGTCGCGCCAAGCGAAGTCAAAAGCATCTGCTTAA
- a CDS encoding L,D-transpeptidase scaffold domain-containing protein: protein MTPAGSGMLEILKTVSLRGLDARDYTVLVAPIEAGDVDSPTALRRAAAFELAVSVATIRLTMDLHCGRINPHEAHADLLANCEGFDPEKFVWHVSQSQSPMSEFDWLEPPSPGYQRTRLALQHYIPMLSKPEIILQPVGKAVNVGDSYAALVALRAVLVPDGDLRQSEIIGSSLIYDESTATAVKSFQHRHGLNPDGVLTAEPTGNCLCRSGTEWLSCSSRWNVGDGFRRRSLNPQSLSTSPNSNFALMTLT from the coding sequence ATCACTCCTGCTGGAAGCGGAATGCTCGAGATCTTGAAGACAGTGTCCCTGAGAGGTCTTGACGCTAGAGACTACACCGTGCTTGTGGCTCCCATCGAAGCTGGAGATGTCGACTCGCCGACGGCGTTGCGTCGAGCCGCTGCTTTCGAGCTTGCGGTCAGCGTGGCTACCATAAGGTTGACGATGGACTTGCATTGCGGTCGGATCAATCCGCACGAAGCGCACGCCGATCTGTTGGCAAACTGCGAAGGATTCGACCCTGAGAAGTTTGTATGGCACGTATCCCAGTCCCAATCACCTATGTCAGAGTTCGATTGGCTCGAGCCACCGTCGCCCGGCTATCAGCGGACCAGGCTAGCGCTACAGCACTACATACCTATGCTATCCAAACCTGAGATCATTCTGCAGCCGGTCGGCAAGGCGGTGAACGTCGGCGATTCCTATGCCGCATTAGTTGCTCTACGCGCTGTCTTAGTGCCGGATGGGGACCTGAGGCAGAGCGAGATCATCGGATCATCTTTGATCTATGACGAGAGTACTGCCACCGCAGTCAAATCGTTCCAACATCGGCATGGACTGAACCCTGATGGCGTTCTCACTGCCGAACCTACCGGCAATTGTCTGTGTCGATCGGGGACCGAGTGGCTCAGTTGCAGCTCACGTTGGAACGTTGGCGATGGATTTCGCAGGCGTTCGCTGAACCCCCAGTCGTTGTCAACATCCCCGAATTCAAACTTCGCGCTTATGACTCTAACCTGA
- the atpD gene encoding F0F1 ATP synthase subunit beta, which yields MSDEHAIPHTGSVISIRGSVVDVLFLGRLPSVFSILRCGTNESIVIEVMEQLDERRVRGIALTVTQGLARGMLVRDTGTPLRAPVGKTIISRMFDVFGHAIDRQAEPVDTNWRTVHRAPPPMSDRLTKSEIFQTGIKAIDVLVPLERGGKAGLFGGAGVGKTVLLTEMIHNMIGHQKGMSIFCGIGERCREGEELYSGMKDAGVLKDTVMVYGQMNEPPGARFRVGQAALTMAEYFRDDEHRDVLFLVDNIFRFIQAGMEVSGLLGQMPSRLGYQSTMGTELSGLEERIANTRAGAITSIQAVYVPADDLTDPAAEHVFGHLSASLVLSRKRASEGLYPAIDLLQSNSAMATAAIAGERHYGVAQQIRKTLAEYEALKDIVAMLGLDQLSPADRLTVGRARRLERFLTQPFFATEQFSGLKGKQVSLEDALDGCERILRDEFKDVPESALYMIGAIGEAKKTAPKAKQETKANPASVPPRISAEAAHAA from the coding sequence ATGTCAGACGAACACGCAATTCCTCACACAGGTTCCGTTATTTCCATAAGGGGCAGTGTTGTAGATGTTCTTTTTCTTGGACGATTGCCCTCTGTGTTCTCGATTCTGCGCTGTGGCACGAATGAATCCATAGTGATTGAAGTAATGGAGCAACTTGATGAGCGTCGCGTGCGAGGGATTGCGCTCACTGTGACCCAGGGGCTTGCTCGTGGAATGCTAGTCAGAGATACGGGCACACCTTTGCGAGCACCTGTAGGCAAGACAATCATCTCGCGCATGTTCGATGTCTTTGGTCACGCTATCGACCGCCAGGCAGAGCCAGTGGATACGAACTGGCGCACTGTGCACCGTGCACCACCGCCCATGTCGGACCGCCTAACAAAGTCTGAGATATTCCAGACGGGAATCAAGGCGATCGATGTGTTGGTGCCCCTTGAGCGCGGAGGCAAGGCGGGTCTCTTCGGAGGCGCTGGCGTCGGTAAGACGGTGCTGTTGACAGAGATGATCCACAACATGATTGGACACCAGAAAGGCATGAGTATCTTCTGTGGTATAGGGGAACGCTGTCGAGAAGGAGAAGAGCTCTACAGCGGCATGAAGGATGCCGGTGTCCTAAAAGACACGGTGATGGTCTACGGCCAGATGAATGAGCCGCCCGGTGCCCGTTTTCGTGTGGGTCAGGCGGCCCTGACCATGGCCGAATACTTCAGAGACGACGAGCACCGCGACGTGCTCTTTCTGGTCGACAACATCTTCCGTTTTATTCAAGCAGGCATGGAGGTCTCGGGCTTGCTCGGACAGATGCCATCGCGGCTGGGATATCAGTCCACCATGGGTACGGAGTTGTCTGGATTGGAAGAGCGCATCGCTAACACGCGTGCAGGCGCGATCACATCCATTCAAGCCGTGTATGTGCCTGCGGACGACCTTACCGATCCGGCGGCGGAGCACGTCTTCGGACATCTATCGGCATCGCTTGTGCTTTCACGAAAACGAGCGAGCGAAGGCCTCTATCCCGCGATCGATCTGCTTCAGTCGAACTCTGCGATGGCAACCGCCGCCATCGCAGGCGAGCGGCACTACGGAGTTGCCCAACAGATTCGCAAGACGCTTGCTGAGTATGAGGCCCTGAAGGACATTGTGGCCATGCTGGGGCTGGATCAGCTCTCTCCGGCTGATCGGCTCACGGTCGGAAGAGCGCGCCGGCTCGAACGATTCCTTACTCAACCCTTCTTCGCAACCGAGCAGTTTAGCGGTCTGAAGGGGAAGCAGGTGAGCCTTGAAGATGCACTTGACGGGTGTGAACGTATTTTGCGGGATGAGTTCAAGGATGTCCCAGAGAGTGCGCTGTACATGATCGGGGCTATTGGCGAAGCGAAGAAGACAGCGCCGAAGGCCAAACAGGAGACGAAGGCGAATCCTGCCTCCGTGCCGCCACGTATATCTGCGGAGGCCGCTCATGCAGCTTAA
- the tcuA gene encoding FAD-dependent tricarballylate dehydrogenase TcuA: MDDLSGFDVLVVGGGNAGLAAALSAREGGAKVLLLESAPQWFRAGNSRHTRDLRCMHDAPTKVMSGAYTEDEFYKDVLSVTQGKTNEHLARMTIRASTECTEWMGSYGVRFQKALGGTLQLGRTNAFFLGGGKAMMNAYYDAAYRVGVRVVYNAEVVALRVVDGEFQSLTALIDGKSTTVVATAVVVSSGGFESNLEWLKEAWGPMADNFLIRGTPYNKGKVLKCLLDLGMESISDAREGHMVAIDGRSPKFDGGIVTRLDCVSLGIVVNNKGERFYDEGEDFWPKRYAIWGRLVAEQPDQVGYCFIDSKAMGKFMPTLFPPFKAETIGELAQALKLPAEQVVETIKAYNDAVQPGTFDHETLDDCKTTGLKPAKTHWALKIDQPPFYAYPLRPGITFTYLGLMVNDRATVLMKGGTRSKNIFAAGEIMAGNVLGMGYAAGIGVTIGTVFGRIAGREAAMQALNPQAASLATPEVAIHAVR, translated from the coding sequence ATGGACGATCTATCGGGCTTCGACGTCTTAGTTGTCGGCGGCGGCAACGCCGGACTCGCCGCCGCGTTGAGCGCACGAGAAGGCGGCGCAAAGGTCCTTCTGCTCGAAAGCGCTCCGCAATGGTTCCGTGCTGGAAACAGCCGCCACACCAGAGACCTCCGGTGTATGCACGACGCGCCCACCAAAGTCATGTCCGGCGCTTACACGGAAGATGAGTTCTACAAAGATGTTCTGAGTGTCACGCAGGGCAAGACGAACGAGCATCTCGCTCGCATGACGATCCGTGCTTCCACCGAATGCACCGAATGGATGGGTTCCTACGGGGTCCGTTTCCAGAAGGCCCTTGGCGGAACCCTCCAGCTCGGCCGCACAAACGCCTTCTTTCTCGGCGGCGGCAAGGCAATGATGAACGCCTACTACGACGCCGCCTACCGCGTCGGCGTTCGCGTCGTCTACAACGCCGAAGTCGTCGCCCTGAGAGTAGTCGATGGAGAGTTCCAAAGCTTGACCGCCCTTATCGACGGCAAGTCAACTACCGTCGTCGCCACGGCCGTAGTCGTATCTTCCGGCGGCTTCGAATCGAATCTCGAATGGCTCAAAGAAGCCTGGGGACCGATGGCGGACAACTTCCTCATTCGCGGCACTCCCTATAACAAAGGTAAAGTCCTCAAGTGTCTTCTCGACCTCGGCATGGAATCGATCAGCGATGCCAGGGAAGGCCATATGGTCGCAATCGACGGCCGCTCGCCCAAGTTCGATGGCGGGATCGTGACCCGTCTCGACTGCGTCTCGCTCGGCATCGTCGTCAACAATAAGGGCGAGCGCTTCTACGACGAAGGTGAAGACTTTTGGCCGAAGCGCTATGCCATCTGGGGGCGTCTCGTCGCCGAGCAACCCGACCAGGTCGGCTACTGCTTCATCGACTCGAAGGCAATGGGGAAATTCATGCCTACTCTCTTCCCACCCTTCAAAGCAGAGACCATCGGCGAACTGGCTCAGGCCCTCAAGCTCCCGGCCGAACAGGTGGTGGAAACCATCAAAGCCTACAACGACGCAGTTCAGCCCGGCACTTTCGACCACGAAACCCTTGACGACTGTAAGACGACGGGTCTGAAACCAGCAAAGACTCACTGGGCTCTCAAGATCGATCAACCTCCCTTCTACGCATACCCATTACGTCCTGGCATCACGTTCACCTATCTAGGGCTGATGGTCAACGACCGCGCCACGGTCTTGATGAAGGGTGGCACGCGCTCAAAGAACATCTTCGCCGCCGGTGAAATCATGGCGGGAAACGTTCTCGGCATGGGCTATGCGGCGGGCATCGGCGTCACCATCGGAACCGTATTTGGACGGATCGCCGGCCGCGAGGCAGCCATGCAAGCTCTGAATCCCCAAGCCGCTTCACTCGCAACTCCCGAGGTAGCCATCCATGCTGTCCGCTGA
- a CDS encoding aldo/keto reductase: protein MTLTNFRTLGRSGLVVSPLALGAMTFGTPRWGSPDDVSEAIFNAYVDAGGNFIDTADVYAKGRSEELTGGYIAARNLRDKLVLATKFSFNAEPGNPNAGGNGRKNLHRALEGSLRRLKTDYVDLFWMHVWDQVTPMEEVLQSMGDLVRSGKIRYFGLSDVPAWYAAGMAAMARVQGVPGPIALQMEYSLTERAIEYEYISMAREFSLGITPWSPLAAGFLAGKYSRDSDGNVHSDGGRLDLNLPSFQKFKEKNWRVLDVLRKVSDDAGVPTAKVALAWASAQPGVTSLILGASKLEQLHDNIASLEFTLTKEQLKTLSEGTAPELVSPYLMARPEVKRGIFGGTEVQSWG, encoded by the coding sequence ATGACATTGACAAACTTTCGCACTCTCGGACGCTCCGGTCTTGTAGTCAGTCCTCTTGCCCTTGGCGCAATGACGTTTGGTACACCGCGTTGGGGATCGCCCGATGATGTCTCCGAAGCAATCTTCAATGCTTACGTCGATGCTGGTGGAAACTTCATCGACACCGCCGATGTCTACGCCAAGGGCAGAAGCGAAGAACTGACGGGCGGGTACATCGCTGCCCGGAACCTTCGTGACAAGCTGGTTCTAGCCACCAAATTCTCCTTCAATGCTGAGCCGGGCAATCCCAATGCGGGGGGCAACGGCCGAAAGAATCTCCATCGCGCTCTTGAGGGCTCGCTGCGTCGCCTCAAGACGGACTACGTTGATCTCTTCTGGATGCACGTCTGGGACCAGGTAACTCCAATGGAGGAGGTCCTGCAGTCGATGGGTGACCTCGTTCGCTCCGGCAAGATTCGCTACTTCGGGTTGTCAGATGTTCCCGCGTGGTACGCCGCAGGGATGGCCGCCATGGCACGCGTTCAAGGTGTCCCTGGCCCCATCGCTTTGCAGATGGAGTACTCGCTTACCGAGCGCGCCATCGAGTACGAGTACATCTCAATGGCACGCGAATTTAGCCTGGGAATCACCCCCTGGAGTCCTCTTGCCGCCGGTTTTTTGGCTGGAAAATATAGTCGAGACAGCGACGGCAATGTGCATTCGGACGGAGGCAGACTTGATCTGAACCTGCCATCGTTTCAGAAGTTCAAGGAGAAGAACTGGCGGGTGCTCGATGTACTGCGTAAGGTGAGTGACGACGCGGGCGTTCCGACGGCCAAGGTGGCGCTTGCCTGGGCATCAGCTCAACCAGGAGTTACGTCACTGATCCTTGGAGCCAGCAAGCTTGAGCAGTTGCATGACAACATTGCCTCTCTTGAATTCACTTTGACTAAGGAGCAGCTCAAAACACTTAGCGAGGGAACAGCGCCGGAGCTGGTAAGTCCGTACCTGATGGCACGACCGGAAGTAAAGCGTGGCATCTTCGGAGGTACAGAAGTTCAGAGCTGGGGCTGA
- a CDS encoding F0F1 ATP synthase subunit epsilon, producing MQLKVLLPSGVFFDKDDVERIVAETSKGSFGILPHRRDCVAALAPGILTYQESNSAPAYLAVDKGVLVKTGAKVLVSVRRAVQGSDLGQLHDAVKRQFLALNEQERKVREALMKMESTFAGRLAGFSHER from the coding sequence ATGCAGCTTAAGGTTCTTCTGCCTTCTGGAGTCTTCTTTGATAAGGACGATGTGGAACGCATCGTTGCCGAAACGAGCAAGGGGTCTTTCGGCATCCTTCCGCACAGGCGTGACTGCGTTGCAGCACTTGCGCCGGGCATCCTGACCTATCAGGAGAGCAATAGCGCGCCAGCCTATCTGGCGGTCGACAAAGGTGTACTGGTCAAGACCGGCGCGAAGGTATTGGTCTCAGTACGTCGCGCCGTCCAAGGCAGCGACCTGGGTCAACTACACGATGCGGTCAAGCGGCAGTTCCTGGCCCTCAATGAGCAAGAGAGGAAGGTTCGCGAGGCTCTGATGAAGATGGAGAGCACATTCGCTGGCAGGCTTGCGGGGTTCTCGCATGAGCGATAA
- a CDS encoding AtpZ/AtpI family protein — MSDKPEEDAFAARIGANAARKQRALRAGDQGVWFGLGMTGLIGWSVAVPTVLGAVLGVWLDARHPQKFSWTLTFLFVGLILGCFNAWHWVAQQDAVMSEEDKHE, encoded by the coding sequence ATGAGCGATAAGCCCGAAGAAGATGCCTTTGCCGCCCGCATCGGTGCGAATGCAGCGAGAAAGCAGCGCGCGTTGCGCGCGGGAGACCAGGGTGTCTGGTTCGGTCTGGGCATGACCGGACTCATCGGCTGGTCCGTCGCAGTCCCGACAGTATTGGGGGCGGTGCTCGGCGTCTGGCTGGATGCGCGGCATCCGCAAAAGTTCTCCTGGACGCTTACGTTCCTCTTCGTCGGCCTGATCCTTGGCTGCTTCAACGCTTGGCACTGGGTTGCGCAACAAGACGCGGTTATGAGCGAGGAGGATAAGCATGAGTGA
- a CDS encoding N-ATPase subunit AtpR, with protein MSEVLKVGGATLGGLALGAVFFIGLWWTVRRGVASAQPAVIFLGSMLLRTLVVLGGFYFLSGGDWRNLAGGLVGFILARLLVTRGVTFLPPAQALVASGEVQ; from the coding sequence ATGAGTGAAGTATTGAAGGTTGGGGGTGCCACGCTGGGCGGTCTTGCTCTAGGAGCAGTCTTTTTCATCGGATTGTGGTGGACGGTGCGAAGAGGAGTGGCTTCCGCGCAACCGGCCGTGATCTTTCTCGGCAGCATGCTTCTTCGAACGCTGGTGGTCCTGGGCGGTTTCTACTTTCTGAGCGGCGGTGACTGGCGCAATCTGGCTGGCGGCCTCGTCGGATTTATTCTTGCCCGCTTGCTCGTTACAAGAGGCGTGACTTTTTTGCCACCAGCGCAAGCGCTCGTAGCTTCTGGAGAGGTGCAATGA